The following proteins come from a genomic window of Denitromonas sp.:
- a CDS encoding transporter, translating into MTKRSSRLPRLLLGGALLVSGLAQAQTTFDVIGPHEYELPVGFEPFNVFVQYAYVQRNNRKFDTDGDRVKGSGSTTIVGLSKYVRFWTPESNPNIGLAYEVIVPEISVRDHRANTQASGIGDPLTGFAIWYKPTPNSTLGFQSFIQIPAGGSDVSDTNWKNLSSVLWDVRLTDRLGWTADAGFVFQGEKTDGTRPGTSFHTNQRLGYRATPLLEPFVAVDYERSAKTSTVAGSHVLDAGLGLMLHTFDNQSITLRYSKSVSGENHAANNSFNLKYAYVW; encoded by the coding sequence ATGACCAAACGTTCATCCCGCCTGCCCCGGCTACTGCTCGGCGGCGCCCTGCTCGTGTCGGGCCTCGCCCAGGCGCAGACCACCTTCGACGTCATCGGCCCGCACGAGTACGAACTGCCGGTGGGCTTCGAGCCGTTCAACGTCTTCGTGCAGTACGCCTACGTCCAGCGCAACAACCGGAAGTTCGACACCGACGGTGACCGCGTCAAGGGCTCGGGCAGCACCACCATCGTCGGCCTGTCGAAGTACGTCCGCTTCTGGACGCCGGAGTCGAACCCCAACATCGGCCTCGCCTATGAAGTGATCGTCCCGGAAATCAGCGTGCGCGACCACCGCGCCAACACCCAGGCCAGCGGCATCGGCGATCCGCTCACCGGCTTCGCCATCTGGTACAAGCCCACGCCGAACAGCACCCTCGGCTTCCAGTCCTTCATCCAGATCCCGGCCGGGGGCTCCGATGTCAGCGACACCAACTGGAAGAACCTCTCCAGCGTGCTGTGGGATGTTCGCCTGACCGACCGCCTCGGCTGGACGGCCGACGCCGGCTTCGTCTTCCAGGGCGAGAAGACCGATGGCACGCGGCCGGGCACCTCCTTCCACACCAACCAGCGCCTGGGCTACCGCGCCACGCCCTTGCTCGAGCCCTTCGTGGCGGTGGACTACGAGCGCTCGGCCAAGACCTCGACGGTGGCCGGCAGCCATGTCCTCGACGCCGGCCTGGGGCTGATGCTGCACACCTTCGACAACCAGTCCATCACCCTGCGCTATTCCAAGAGCGTCAGCGGTGAAAACCACGCCGCCAACAACAGCTTCAACCTCAAGTACGCCTACGTGTGGTGA
- a CDS encoding DUF1097 domain-containing protein: MKFLHALALSIALLVALWVYLSVGNPDFRFTPWIGFVAWAAYFAAGGGADGVRKSIAAGLAGALLTAVTLFGVQALGGSLVALIGLVAVLAFVLVAMADIPALAYTPAAFLGAACFFGSGAKLDASALFVCVTWCLGVLFGLLSEHIGKRLARPA, from the coding sequence ATGAAATTCCTTCACGCCCTTGCTTTGAGCATCGCCCTGCTGGTCGCGCTTTGGGTCTACCTGAGCGTCGGCAATCCGGACTTCCGCTTCACGCCCTGGATCGGCTTCGTCGCCTGGGCCGCCTACTTCGCCGCCGGTGGCGGCGCGGACGGTGTGCGCAAGTCGATCGCCGCCGGACTGGCCGGTGCGCTGCTCACCGCCGTCACGCTGTTCGGCGTGCAGGCGCTCGGCGGCAGCCTGGTGGCCTTGATCGGTCTGGTCGCGGTCCTCGCCTTCGTGCTCGTCGCCATGGCCGACATCCCGGCGCTGGCCTACACCCCCGCCGCCTTCCTGGGCGCCGCCTGCTTCTTCGGTTCCGGCGCCAAGCTCGACGCCAGCGCCCTGTTCGTCTGCGTGACCTGGTGTCTCGGCGTGCTCTTCGGCCTGCTCTCCGAGCACATCGGCAAACGCCTCGCCCGCCCGGCCTGA
- the aldA gene encoding aldehyde dehydrogenase, giving the protein MTRTLENFINGRFVSGDGLEHIEVRNPANGDVLAHFPLSNAAVVEEALHAARRAQPAWEALPAIQRAGYLRKIASRIRSNAEALAETITREQGKVLGLARVEVDFTADYIDYMAEWARRIEGEVIPSDRVGESIFLMRRPIGVTVGILPWNFPFFLIARKMAPALVTGNTIVIKPSEETPINAFDFARLVDQAELPPGVFNVVGGNGAGAGAQLAGSPAVNLVSFTGSVATGKRIMAAAAPNLTRVNLELGGKAPAIVTAQADLDLAAKAICDSRVINTGQVCNCAERVYVERAVAREFTEKVTRRMADVRFGDPIADPSVHMGPLVNKQGLDKIAAMVERARGDGAEVILGGSVAPGDKGYHYLPTVLVNCQHDMEIMRAEIFGPVLPIQVVDSLDEAIACSNDSDYGLTSSIFTRDLKEAMHACNALKFGETYVNREHFEAMQGFHAGRRHSGIGGADGKHGLLEYTETQVVYMQHG; this is encoded by the coding sequence ATGACGAGGACACTGGAAAACTTCATCAACGGCCGCTTTGTCAGCGGCGACGGACTTGAACACATCGAGGTCCGCAACCCGGCCAACGGCGACGTGCTCGCCCACTTCCCGCTGTCGAACGCAGCCGTGGTCGAAGAGGCCCTGCACGCCGCGCGGCGCGCTCAGCCGGCCTGGGAGGCGCTGCCGGCCATCCAGCGGGCCGGCTATCTGCGCAAGATCGCCAGCCGCATCCGCAGCAACGCCGAGGCGCTGGCCGAGACCATCACCCGCGAGCAGGGCAAGGTGCTCGGCCTGGCGCGGGTAGAGGTCGACTTCACCGCCGACTACATCGACTACATGGCCGAGTGGGCTCGCCGGATCGAGGGCGAGGTGATCCCCAGCGACCGCGTCGGCGAGAGCATCTTCCTGATGCGCCGCCCCATCGGCGTCACCGTCGGCATCCTGCCGTGGAACTTCCCGTTCTTCCTCATCGCGCGGAAGATGGCGCCGGCGCTGGTCACCGGCAACACCATCGTCATCAAGCCCAGTGAAGAGACGCCGATCAACGCCTTCGACTTCGCCCGCCTGGTCGACCAGGCCGAACTGCCGCCGGGGGTGTTCAACGTGGTCGGCGGCAATGGTGCCGGCGCTGGCGCGCAGCTGGCCGGCTCCCCCGCGGTCAACCTGGTCAGCTTCACCGGCAGCGTGGCCACCGGCAAACGCATCATGGCCGCCGCCGCCCCCAACCTGACCCGCGTCAACCTCGAGCTCGGCGGCAAGGCGCCGGCCATCGTCACCGCGCAAGCCGATCTCGACCTGGCCGCCAAGGCCATCTGCGACTCCCGGGTGATCAACACCGGGCAAGTGTGCAACTGCGCCGAGCGGGTCTATGTCGAGCGGGCCGTTGCCCGCGAGTTCACCGAAAAAGTGACCCGGCGGATGGCCGATGTGCGCTTTGGCGACCCCATTGCCGACCCCTCGGTGCACATGGGGCCGCTGGTCAACAAACAGGGCCTGGACAAGATTGCCGCCATGGTCGAGCGCGCCCGCGGCGATGGCGCCGAGGTGATCCTCGGCGGCAGCGTCGCACCGGGCGACAAGGGCTATCACTATTTGCCGACCGTGCTGGTCAACTGCCAGCATGACATGGAGATCATGCGCGCCGAAATCTTCGGCCCGGTGTTGCCGATCCAGGTCGTCGACAGCCTCGACGAAGCCATCGCCTGCTCGAACGACTCCGACTACGGCCTGACCTCGTCGATCTTCACCCGCGACCTGAAGGAGGCCATGCACGCCTGCAACGCCCTGAAGTTTGGCGAAACCTACGTCAACCGCGAGCACTTCGAGGCCATGCAGGGCTTCCACGCCGGCCGCCGCCACTCCGGCATCGGCGGCGCCGACGGCAAGCATGGCTTGCTCGAATACACCGAAACACAAGTCGTGTACATGCAGCACGGCTAA
- a CDS encoding sigma-54-dependent Fis family transcriptional regulator — MMNPLFDTAPRGRDLAAGASRSMAERLARSRRRSTLDYRLDASGRAAEQVLSHAELSRLKDSNAHLLQAAVPGVDWLHQQLGDLGYCLLLADCSGATLEVRASGQRARDFTSAGLREGACWSEPTQGTCGIGTAIADQAPVLVHGDQHYLIRNHGISCAAVPLFGPAQQLLGVLNATACTHDAQKFGQALAYRLTLQTAARIEQSIFLTHFADHWIARVKRQLNDWETEPDELIAFDEGGRIVGTSWRLKQYLGPQERRIEDVLDCTVEGLIDFACAHPGTPLRVVASDSATPLFAQISAPRRPRHRPAPQPTGTGGRPTMTDDTPADADVLRLERLINAKVPILLLGETGSGKEYMAKMIHARSRRRDQSFVAINCAAIPETLIESELFGYREGAFTGARTKGCVGKIAQADGGTLFLDEIGDMPLGLQTRLLRVLAEGEVLALGADRPTTVDICLICATHRDLAAMVRDGHFREDLYYRLNAATVRLPPLRERDDVAELIQRVFAEECKSAARTLRMSPQVEDGLRLYSWPGNIRELRNVLRYAIAVCPSDQVGWADLPETFRDQLPEAVNDRRRTYLPGIGGSGQPSERDIILSALKRTQWCVSAASRYLGVSRSTLYRRLSEYGVEVPQK; from the coding sequence ATGATGAATCCGCTGTTCGACACCGCACCTCGCGGCCGGGATCTGGCCGCCGGTGCCTCTCGAAGCATGGCCGAGCGACTGGCCCGCTCCCGACGGCGCTCGACCCTCGACTACCGCCTCGATGCGTCGGGGCGAGCCGCCGAGCAGGTCTTGTCGCATGCCGAGCTGTCCCGTCTGAAAGACAGCAACGCGCACCTGTTGCAGGCGGCGGTGCCCGGGGTCGACTGGCTCCATCAGCAGCTCGGCGACCTGGGCTATTGCCTGCTGCTCGCGGACTGCAGCGGCGCGACGCTCGAAGTGCGTGCCAGCGGCCAGCGCGCCCGCGACTTCACCTCGGCAGGCCTGCGCGAGGGGGCCTGCTGGTCGGAGCCCACCCAGGGCACCTGCGGCATCGGCACCGCCATCGCCGACCAGGCCCCGGTCCTGGTCCACGGCGACCAGCACTACCTGATCCGCAACCACGGCATCAGCTGTGCCGCGGTACCGCTGTTCGGGCCAGCACAGCAACTGCTCGGTGTGCTCAACGCCACGGCGTGCACCCACGACGCGCAGAAATTCGGCCAGGCCCTGGCCTACCGGCTCACCTTGCAGACGGCGGCCCGGATCGAGCAATCGATCTTCCTGACCCACTTCGCCGACCACTGGATCGCCCGCGTCAAGCGGCAGCTCAATGACTGGGAGACCGAGCCCGACGAGCTGATCGCCTTTGATGAAGGCGGGCGCATCGTTGGCACCAGCTGGCGGCTGAAGCAATACCTCGGCCCGCAGGAACGGCGCATCGAAGACGTCCTCGACTGCACCGTCGAGGGCTTGATCGACTTCGCCTGCGCCCACCCCGGCACGCCCCTCAGGGTCGTCGCCAGCGACAGTGCCACCCCCCTCTTTGCCCAGATCAGCGCCCCCCGCCGGCCGCGGCACCGCCCCGCCCCCCAGCCCACCGGCACCGGCGGCCGGCCGACGATGACCGACGACACCCCGGCGGACGCCGACGTCCTCCGCCTCGAACGGCTGATCAACGCCAAGGTGCCGATTCTGCTGCTGGGCGAGACCGGCTCCGGCAAGGAATACATGGCGAAGATGATCCACGCGCGCAGCCGCCGGCGCGACCAGTCGTTCGTCGCCATCAACTGCGCGGCGATTCCGGAAACCCTGATTGAAAGCGAGCTGTTCGGCTACCGCGAAGGGGCGTTTACCGGCGCGCGGACCAAAGGCTGCGTCGGCAAGATTGCCCAGGCCGATGGCGGCACCCTGTTTCTCGACGAGATCGGCGACATGCCGCTGGGCCTGCAGACCCGCCTGCTCCGGGTGCTGGCCGAAGGCGAGGTGCTGGCGCTGGGCGCCGACAGGCCGACGACGGTCGACATCTGCCTGATCTGCGCCACCCACCGCGACCTCGCCGCCATGGTGCGCGACGGCCACTTCCGCGAGGATCTCTACTACCGGCTCAACGCCGCCACCGTCCGCCTGCCGCCCCTGCGCGAGCGCGACGACGTGGCCGAGCTGATCCAGCGCGTCTTCGCCGAAGAGTGCAAGAGTGCTGCGCGCACCCTGCGCATGTCGCCACAGGTCGAAGACGGTTTGCGGCTCTATTCCTGGCCCGGCAACATCCGCGAACTGCGCAACGTCCTCCGCTACGCCATCGCGGTCTGCCCGTCAGACCAGGTCGGCTGGGCCGACCTGCCAGAGACCTTCCGCGACCAGCTGCCCGAGGCGGTCAACGACCGGCGTCGAACCTATCTGCCCGGCATCGGCGGCAGCGGCCAGCCCTCCGAGCGCGACATCATCCTCAGCGCACTCAAACGCACCCAGTGGTGTGTCAGCGCCGCCAGCCGCTATCTTGGCGTGTCACGCTCCACGCTGTACCGGCGGCTCAGCGAGTACGGCGTCGAGGTGCCACAGAAATAA
- a CDS encoding FKBP-type peptidyl-prolyl cis-trans isomerase, producing MTLTLTAHAADTVELKTLEQKIGYGAGMQMGQTLIQSGMDMDEAAVIQGLKDALAGREPRLSGRDMREAFVIGQEKADQKKIARGQKNLDDGRAFLAENGKKKGVVTTASGLQYKVIKAGTGKTPSRTDTVVTHYTGKLLDGTVFDSSRERGEPATFGVSQVITGWTEVLQLMKEGARYEVYIPSDLAYGTTGAGGKIGPNATLVFDVELISVK from the coding sequence ATGACCCTGACCCTGACTGCCCATGCCGCAGACACCGTCGAACTGAAAACGCTGGAGCAGAAGATCGGCTACGGTGCCGGCATGCAGATGGGGCAGACACTGATCCAGAGCGGTATGGACATGGACGAGGCCGCGGTGATTCAGGGCCTGAAAGACGCATTGGCCGGCCGCGAACCGCGCCTGTCGGGCCGCGACATGCGCGAAGCCTTCGTGATCGGTCAGGAAAAGGCGGATCAGAAGAAGATCGCCCGTGGCCAGAAAAACCTCGACGACGGCCGCGCCTTCCTCGCCGAAAACGGCAAGAAGAAAGGCGTCGTCACCACCGCCAGCGGCCTGCAATACAAAGTCATCAAAGCCGGCACCGGCAAAACCCCCAGCCGCACCGACACCGTCGTCACCCACTACACCGGCAAACTGCTCGACGGCACCGTCTTCGACAGCTCCCGCGAACGCGGCGAACCGGCCACCTTCGGCGTCAGCCAAGTGATCACCGGCTGGACCGAAGTGCTGCAACTGATGAAAGAAGGCGCCCGCTACGAGGTCTACATCCCCTCCGACCTCGCCTACGGCACCACCGGCGCCGGCGGCAAGATCGGCCCGAACGCCACGCTGGTGTTTGATGTGGAGTTGATTTCGGTGAAGTGA
- a CDS encoding IS5 family transposase (programmed frameshift) yields MDRRMLDDAQWARIEHLLPGKPTDKGGRAADNRRFVEAVLYTARVGNPWRDLPAEFGNWHSVYVRFARWETYGVWDRVAEALRGDADLEELFIDSTIVRAHQHSAGAPKKNGGDQAIGRSRGGLTTKIHASVDAHGNPLRLILTGGQEADVTQGAALVEAIPTGAVIADKGYDSDALIETIEASGAQAIIPSRCNRTTQRHTDWHRYKARNLVERFFNRLKQFRRLATRYDKLASRFNAFLHIACAYIWLL; encoded by the exons ATGGATCGGCGAATGTTGGATGACGCGCAGTGGGCCCGTATTGAGCATCTGCTTCCGGGCAAGCCAACGGACAAGGGTGGGCGAGCGGCGGATAACCGGCGCTTCGTCGAGGCGGTGCTATACACGGCTCGGGTCGGAAATCCCTGGCGGGACTTACCGGCCGAGTTTGGCAACTGGCACTCGGTGTATGTCCGCTTCGCCCGCTGGGAAACGTACGGAGTCTGGGATCGCGTTGCCGAAGCACTGCGCGGCGACGCCGATCTGGAAGAACTTTTCATTGACTCGACCATTGTCCGAGCCCACCAGCATTCGGCCGGCGCTCCCAAAAAAA ACGGTGGCGATCAAGCGATCGGCCGCTCGCGGGGTGGGCTGACCACCAAGATCCACGCCAGTGTCGACGCCCACGGCAACCCGCTGCGCCTGATCCTGACCGGCGGGCAAGAAGCCGACGTCACGCAAGGAGCCGCGTTGGTCGAGGCCATTCCGACCGGAGCTGTCATCGCCGACAAGGGATACGACAGCGATGCTCTTATCGAAACGATTGAAGCTTCCGGCGCCCAAGCCATTATCCCGTCCCGGTGCAACCGCACGACCCAACGCCATACCGACTGGCACCGCTACAAGGCGCGAAACCTCGTCGAGCGATTCTTCAACCGGCTCAAACAGTTCAGGCGCCTCGCGACGCGCTACGACAAGCTCGCTTCGCGGTTCAATGCGTTCTTGCATATCGCATGCGCGTATATCTGGTTACTGTGA
- a CDS encoding tyrosine-type recombinase/integrase encodes MESCEQRGSWNKGKLVGQKAPLKPKEIWTIRINLQNDHQVRDLALFNLAIDSKLRGCDLVNIRVHDVTHGGQVLARAMVIQRKTKRPVQFELTEPTRNAIAAWLETAKLQAHDFLFPSRLHSSPHLLTRQYARIVDHWVASAGLDPSAYGTHSMRRTKATLIYKRTKNLRAVQLLLGHAKLESTVRYLGIDVDDALEIAEQIEI; translated from the coding sequence ATGGAATCCTGTGAGCAAAGGGGCTCGTGGAACAAAGGAAAGCTGGTCGGGCAGAAGGCGCCCCTCAAGCCCAAGGAGATCTGGACCATCCGGATCAACCTCCAAAACGACCATCAAGTACGCGACCTGGCCCTGTTCAATCTGGCCATCGACAGCAAGCTGCGCGGATGTGACCTCGTCAATATTCGCGTTCACGATGTAACGCATGGAGGACAAGTACTGGCACGTGCAATGGTGATTCAGCGAAAGACCAAACGCCCAGTGCAGTTCGAACTGACCGAACCAACACGCAACGCCATCGCGGCTTGGCTCGAGACGGCGAAGCTGCAAGCGCACGACTTTTTGTTTCCCAGTCGGTTACACAGCTCACCGCACCTGTTGACACGCCAGTACGCCAGGATTGTCGATCACTGGGTCGCCTCCGCCGGCCTTGACCCTTCAGCCTACGGCACACACTCCATGCGCCGGACGAAAGCGACGCTGATCTACAAACGGACGAAGAACCTGCGAGCCGTCCAACTGCTGCTTGGACACGCAAAGTTGGAGAGCACGGTGCGGTATCTCGGCATCGATGTCGATGACGCGTTGGAAATTGCCGAGCAGATCGAGATTTGA
- a CDS encoding mandelate racemase/muconate lactonizing enzyme family protein, with product MKIVDIREKTVPISSPIRNAYIDFSKMTLSVVAVVTDVIRDGKPVVGYGFNSNGRYGQGTLMRERFIPRILAADPDSLIDEAGTNLDPHKIWACMFTNEKPGGHGERSVAIGTIDMAIWDAVAKIEGKPLFQLLADRYGNGTANREIFVYAAGGYYYPGQDHEKLKDEMRSYIDRGYTVVKKKIGGASLDEDLRRIDSILSVLQDGQKLAVDANGRFDLDTAIQYAKALSQYDLFWYEEPGDPLDFELQATLRNYYPNPMATGEDLFSMQDARNLIRYGGMRADRDWLQFDCALSYGLVEYLRTLEMLKEHGWSASRCIPHGGHQMSLNIAAGLGLGGNESYPDLFQPYGGFPDGVTVDNGYVTLPELPGIGFEGKSDLIVEMRKLVD from the coding sequence ATGAAAATCGTGGACATCCGCGAAAAGACCGTTCCGATCAGCTCACCCATCCGCAATGCCTACATCGACTTCAGCAAGATGACGCTGAGCGTGGTCGCGGTGGTGACCGATGTCATCCGCGATGGCAAACCCGTGGTCGGTTACGGCTTCAATTCCAATGGTCGCTATGGTCAGGGCACGTTGATGCGCGAGCGCTTCATTCCGCGCATCCTGGCGGCCGATCCGGACAGCCTCATCGACGAGGCCGGCACCAACCTCGACCCGCACAAGATCTGGGCGTGCATGTTCACCAACGAGAAACCCGGTGGCCATGGGGAACGTTCGGTCGCCATCGGCACCATCGACATGGCAATCTGGGATGCGGTGGCCAAGATCGAAGGCAAGCCGCTGTTCCAGCTGCTGGCCGACCGCTATGGCAACGGCACAGCCAACCGCGAGATCTTCGTCTACGCCGCTGGTGGCTACTACTACCCGGGCCAGGACCACGAGAAGCTCAAGGACGAGATGCGCAGCTACATCGACCGCGGCTACACGGTGGTGAAGAAGAAGATCGGCGGCGCTTCACTCGATGAAGACCTGCGACGCATCGACTCGATCCTGAGCGTGCTGCAGGACGGCCAGAAGCTGGCGGTGGACGCCAACGGCCGCTTCGATCTGGACACCGCCATCCAGTACGCCAAGGCGCTCTCGCAATACGACCTGTTCTGGTACGAAGAGCCGGGCGACCCGCTCGACTTCGAACTCCAGGCCACCCTGCGCAACTACTATCCCAACCCCATGGCGACCGGCGAAGACCTGTTCTCCATGCAGGATGCGCGCAACCTCATCCGCTACGGTGGCATGCGCGCCGACCGCGACTGGCTGCAGTTCGACTGCGCGCTCAGCTACGGTCTGGTGGAATACCTGCGCACGCTCGAGATGCTCAAGGAGCATGGCTGGTCGGCCAGCCGCTGCATCCCCCACGGCGGTCACCAGATGTCACTGAACATCGCCGCCGGCCTCGGCCTTGGCGGCAACGAGTCCTACCCGGATCTGTTCCAGCCCTACGGCGGATTCCCGGATGGCGTGACGGTGGATAACGGCTATGTCACCCTGCCCGAGTTGCCGGGGATCGGCTTCGAAGGCAAATCGGACCTGATCGTCGAAATGCGTAAACTCGTCGATTAA
- a CDS encoding LysR family transcriptional regulator: MPELEFFVLLNRLGSLSAAARALDITPPAATMRLAAMEKRIGVRLLNRTTRKISLTPEGEIYLEHATRLIDELRELDAVVSGHGRDPRGLLRINAPLGFGRTVIAPLVSAFNERYPEVEVQLDVTDRPVDLIEQGVDLAIRFGELPDNRTHARRIMSNRRFLCAAPAYLDRFGTPKRLEDLTKHRCIVHRQNNEAYGVWRFLVDGRTDVVKVQGALSSNDGAIVQGWALDGRGIVIRSEWDVTRHLESGALRRILPECTLPSADLYAYYPSKQHLPARVRSFINFLVERLGNETDGP; this comes from the coding sequence GTGCCCGAACTCGAGTTCTTCGTGCTGCTGAACCGGCTGGGCAGTCTCTCGGCTGCCGCCCGCGCGCTCGACATCACGCCGCCGGCGGCGACCATGCGGCTCGCGGCCATGGAAAAGCGCATCGGCGTGCGCCTGCTCAACCGGACGACGCGAAAGATCAGCCTCACGCCGGAAGGCGAGATCTATCTCGAGCATGCGACCCGACTCATCGATGAACTGCGCGAGTTGGATGCGGTGGTCTCAGGGCACGGACGCGACCCGCGCGGCCTGTTGCGGATCAACGCGCCCCTGGGCTTCGGGCGCACCGTGATCGCACCGTTGGTGTCCGCGTTCAACGAACGCTACCCCGAGGTCGAGGTTCAACTCGATGTCACCGATCGGCCGGTCGACCTGATCGAACAGGGCGTCGACCTGGCGATCCGCTTCGGTGAGTTGCCCGACAATCGCACGCACGCCCGGCGCATCATGAGCAACCGGCGTTTCCTGTGCGCCGCGCCGGCCTACCTCGACCGTTTCGGGACACCGAAGCGGCTTGAGGATCTGACGAAACACCGTTGCATCGTCCATCGGCAGAACAATGAAGCCTATGGCGTGTGGCGGTTCCTGGTGGACGGGCGAACCGATGTCGTGAAGGTCCAGGGCGCCCTGTCGAGCAACGACGGCGCCATCGTGCAGGGCTGGGCGCTCGACGGGCGCGGGATCGTCATCCGCTCGGAGTGGGACGTCACCCGTCATCTTGAGAGCGGCGCTCTGCGTCGCATCCTGCCCGAGTGCACCCTGCCCAGCGCCGACCTGTACGCCTACTACCCGAGCAAGCAGCATCTGCCGGCCCGGGTCCGCAGTTTCATCAACTTCCTGGTCGAGCGGCTCGGGAATGAAACGGACGGGCCTTGA
- a CDS encoding tripartite tricarboxylate transporter permease, with translation MEVFSYLLDALTPFNLMLALAGVTLGTIIGALPGLSATMAVAILVPFTFAMSPASGLIALGAIYTGAIYGGAFAAILVNTPGTPSSISTTFDGYPMAKRGDGALAVTLATIASVAGGLVGALTLLFLAPPLANVALMFGPVEYFWLAILGLTLISSLSAGNTVKGLIGACIGLLMSTVGVAVVGGDVRYTMDTQILLGGFDLTSGIIGLYCVPVIIDLVASKAGHLNVLEDKSGFRFMEAVRITVRSKFNVLRSSAIGTAIGMLPGAGGSIAGLISYSEARRNSKHPERFGTGEPDGVIATEASNNATVGGGFIPTLVLGIPGTPPDAIILGGLLVQGLKIGPSLFNEQGGIVYTFMYGLLIATLLMLPVGLLLGRYAYRTIVRVPKSLLVPAVAFLTVVGSFAIHSNPDDTIIMVVLGVLAWVLQRFGFTPSPIVLGLVLGQIAEQGFVQAYLMGNAQNAIMEMFFGRPISMAIIGFAVLTLSYPVIGALWKKTRTPKVTIEKTDTVVEDTTHEDEVVHYRDLPTIAWGVGLAALSYVAFVQTNGMSAMGSVFPGTVAVILGVLSVVLIARQLALPKRAAGERETQDEGSMVRRLALIVTLGLWAALMPKVGFLVTSIAAFLILIGLATFERPDTRTTAVYGTTAIAFVGAFYFIMVSVLGLRMPVSLLI, from the coding sequence ATGGAAGTCTTCAGTTATTTGCTGGACGCGCTCACGCCGTTCAACCTCATGCTGGCGCTCGCAGGCGTCACGCTGGGCACGATCATCGGCGCGCTCCCGGGCCTGTCGGCCACCATGGCCGTCGCCATTCTCGTGCCCTTCACCTTCGCCATGTCCCCAGCATCGGGACTGATCGCGCTGGGCGCGATCTACACCGGAGCCATCTACGGCGGCGCTTTCGCTGCGATTCTCGTGAATACGCCCGGGACACCCTCGTCTATCTCGACCACCTTCGACGGCTATCCGATGGCCAAACGCGGTGACGGCGCACTGGCTGTCACCCTGGCCACGATCGCGTCGGTCGCCGGTGGCCTGGTCGGTGCCCTCACCCTGCTGTTCCTGGCCCCCCCGCTGGCCAACGTCGCATTGATGTTCGGGCCGGTCGAATATTTCTGGCTCGCCATTCTCGGGCTCACGCTGATCTCTTCCCTGTCTGCGGGCAATACCGTCAAAGGACTGATTGGCGCCTGTATCGGTTTGCTCATGTCCACGGTCGGCGTCGCCGTCGTCGGGGGCGATGTGCGCTATACGATGGACACCCAGATTTTGCTGGGCGGCTTCGACCTGACCTCAGGCATCATCGGCCTGTACTGCGTGCCGGTCATCATCGACCTGGTCGCCAGCAAGGCCGGCCACCTCAATGTGCTCGAGGACAAGAGCGGATTCCGCTTCATGGAAGCGGTCAGGATCACGGTGCGCAGCAAATTCAACGTGCTGCGAAGCTCGGCGATCGGTACCGCCATCGGTATGTTGCCGGGCGCGGGCGGCTCGATTGCGGGCCTGATCTCGTACTCCGAAGCGCGGCGCAATTCGAAGCACCCCGAACGCTTCGGCACAGGTGAGCCCGATGGCGTCATCGCGACCGAGGCATCGAACAATGCCACCGTGGGCGGCGGCTTCATTCCTACCCTGGTGCTGGGCATTCCCGGCACGCCGCCCGACGCCATCATCCTGGGCGGGCTGCTGGTTCAGGGCCTGAAGATCGGGCCCAGCCTCTTCAACGAACAGGGCGGCATCGTCTACACCTTCATGTACGGGTTGCTGATCGCCACCCTGTTGATGCTGCCGGTGGGCCTGCTGCTGGGCCGTTATGCCTACCGGACCATCGTGCGCGTGCCCAAATCCCTGCTGGTGCCTGCGGTGGCGTTCCTCACCGTGGTGGGTAGCTTCGCCATCCACAGCAACCCGGACGACACGATCATCATGGTCGTCCTCGGGGTGCTGGCCTGGGTGCTGCAGCGATTCGGCTTCACGCCATCGCCGATCGTCCTCGGGCTCGTCCTCGGACAGATCGCCGAGCAAGGCTTCGTACAGGCTTACCTCATGGGGAACGCCCAGAACGCGATCATGGAGATGTTCTTCGGCCGGCCGATCAGCATGGCGATCATTGGGTTCGCCGTACTCACGCTGTCCTACCCGGTCATCGGCGCCCTCTGGAAGAAGACACGAACGCCTAAAGTCACGATCGAAAAGACCGACACCGTCGTCGAAGACACCACCCATGAGGACGAGGTCGTTCATTACCGTGACCTACCGACCATCGCCTGGGGCGTCGGCCTGGCGGCACTCTCGTACGTGGCCTTTGTGCAAACGAACGGCATGTCGGCCATGGGCTCGGTCTTCCCGGGCACGGTCGCCGTCATTCTCGGGGTGTTGTCGGTGGTGCTGATCGCCCGCCAGCTGGCGTTGCCGAAGCGCGCTGCGGGCGAACGCGAAACGCAGGACGAGGGCTCGATGGTGCGCCGCCTTGCCTTGATCGTCACCCTCGGCCTCTGGGCAGCACTCATGCCGAAAGTGGGCTTTCTGGTGACCAGCATCGCGGCATTCCTGATCCTGATCGGGCTGGCGACTTTCGAGCGTCCCGACACGAGAACCACGGCGGTCTACGGCACCACGGCGATTGCGTTCGTCGGTGCGTTTTATTTCATCATGGTGAGCGTGCTGGGACTGCGAATGCCGGTTTCCCTGTTGATCTGA